The following nucleotide sequence is from Flavobacteriales bacterium.
CTTACCGGGTGGAGTATGCGTTGACAGACGTGGGCAGAAGCCTGATTCCGGTCATTGAGGCGATCACCAAATGGGGGATAGACTATGCGGAGCGAAACGGAGAATTGGTAACACTGGATTGACGATTGGCCGTGTGAGACAGCGTCAATCATTGTTCGGTTTGTAGCTCAGAATAACCTTCCCGCCCGGATATAGCTTTGATTGGACGGGTGTGAAATTCTGCTTCACGTTAAGTGATTTGAATATCCCTAAGCCATTGCCGATAGCCACGGGGTTCATGATAAGGTGGTATTCATCGATCAATCCTTCTTTGATGAGGGATGATGCAAAGCCTGCGCCTCCATACACGATGATGTCTTTTCCTGGTTGATTCTTCAGTGCGGTTATTTCGTCTGCAAGATCTCCTTTGGCCAGTGTGGTGTTGATCCAGGGAGATGTGTCAAGGGTTTTGGTGAA
It contains:
- a CDS encoding dihydrofolate reductase family protein — translated: MRKLKLQIQTTIDGYVAGPNGEQDWMTWNPDDQFVQFIASMIGSSDTLLLGRKMTNDFVTHWEKMARDNPNHPFANKMVDIPKVVFTKTLDTSPWINTTLAKGDLADEITALKNQPGKDIIVYGGAGFASSLIKEGLIDEYHLIMNPVAIGNGLGIFKSLNVKQNFTPVQSKLYPGGKVILSYKPNND